The Alnus glutinosa chromosome 3, dhAlnGlut1.1, whole genome shotgun sequence nucleotide sequence CTATTTGCAATTTTCTCACTATACAGAAAATAAGTGATGTAATCAGGTGCACTTGCAAAGTCCAACATGCTACtgatagatatttttttttgataagtaagaaaatttcattaaaaaagcttAAGGCGCCCTAAGTATACAGGAGCAACTCAACTAGCTCACatgaaaaacccaagaaaacccataagaaactacatacccataacacccaaaacccacatgaaacccaGGATACAATACAAACCCctcaacaaacacccaagatacaaagtaaaccccataataaaataaaacccaatagaaccccccctccaacacccaagatacaaagtaatcccccataatacaataaaacccaagatttAAAAGAaaccccccatcaaacacccaagatacaaaagaaccccccaagatacaataaaacccaagacaCAAAGTAACCCCCCTCATACAAAAAAACCCAACATGCTACTGATAGATATGTTTGACACAATTTGTAATGCTGGAAACATAGTTGATCGCCAGCTTCCTTTCTGAAGTGACATGTTTTTAAATAATGAGCATTTTAATGGAGATCAATATCATTTGAAGAACACAAAGGAACGAGGAACAGACTAATGTTTCCAGTGAAGATGCTCTATTATAAACTGCTGCGCCAGCACGTCTTTTCGTCCGTGTTTTAGATGAACCAATATTCTTTCCCCAGCGAAGAACATTTCTGCAGTTAGAATCATAAATGTGGCACGTTAAAATAGCAACTTCTAGACACAAAGAATATGCCTACATAGTTTTAGTAACGAATCCATAcgaattttaaaaacaaatctgttcttttaaaaatttatatgtaGTACAGAACATATACAAATGTTCTTATGGCAGAACAAAAATGATTTTGCTGTTGATGGGATACACTATTCATGAACGCCTTTAGAATCATAAATGTGGCACGTTAAAATAGCAACTTCTAGAAACAAAGAATATGCCTACATAGCTTTAGCAACGAATTCATAcgaattttaaaaacaaatctgttcttttaaaaatttatatgtaGTACAGAACATATACAAATGTTCTTATGGCAGAACAAAAATGATTTTGCTGGTGATGGGATTCAGTATTCATGAAAGCCTCTCCAACTTTTGCCACACAATATTCtgctatttttgttttattgatatGAGATGGCCACACCATACATGTCCAATATTGCATAGCCCCTCAAAGACATTCTTCCAACTAATCTGTCAAACTTTGTACTTGTATTACTCCAAACGACACCAATAGACAAATTATGAAGTCTTTGTATTTAGAAGGTGCCACTAAAGCATTGGCCATATTTTCAATTGAAACTTTAAATAGATATCATGACTTGACTCACAATCTGAACATTCCATGCGACTCATTTGTAGCTAGCATTAAATCCATTATAACTTCTGAGAAAGCTATAAAATCCGTATCAATTGGTTTTCAAGAACTCAACCTCTGTAGCGAACCCATTGAGCTTAAAAGCCTTGTCACTTATTAGCACCTAGGCATGCTGGACTATGTAAATTTTGCACTCTTAGAAATTACACATCAACAGATCATGTCACTAGGAAGACATTTTCCAAAGCCAGCACATCTCAATCGTTAAGGAATATCTACTTGCTTATGTAAGTAAATTATAGTGTTGACATATGCATGTGCACAAGATCATCCTCCTTTCAGAAGAACTCCGTCTACTTCTCACTGGGGATGACTCCTATAGTAGTTGTCAGTTGATGATATATTTGCTATCCATGCCCGTTTAAGCCACAAGTAACATGATCATCTTAATTATATCTAGTAAACCAAGTTCCCAAGTTGTCCACTCATTTTATCTTCCATAGGAGAGCCCAAGTCTCTCCTTTGATCAATTCCTTGACCTCAACAAGAATATTCTTCTTCCTACCATCCATCTACCAAAGATTCTATGTTTCACCTATTCTTGTCCTTGAAAATTCCCAAAATCTTTTGGGTGAACTGATATTGGCCATGTCCAAGTGAAATGATCCACCAAACTTTACCTCACCTATTCAGCCCTGCATCCTCAAAACATATTTTCAACCTCAGTCAGCTATTCTCATTCAAATGGAACAGCCTTGAACACTCCCAGATGTGTGATTATTTAAATCGATAATGGCAGGCTCATTACTTGAGATAGAGATCCATGTTAGATTATTCTTATATGCTTCCAGTCCTCTACACAGAGAACAAAGgcatataaaagaaattttacattTCATGTCTTTACAAGATGAAGGTTTCATAGAGACAAAAGTAGTTAAAATTTATGGAGACCATAAAATCCTCTAGTACCTTTCTTCTTCTGATAAGTAGTTCTCATTAAGAAGTTTCTGAAGCAATGCATCCTGAAATGCAACAAATgcaaatgttaaattttttctcTTATCCATTTTCATAAACCCCACAAAGCAAAAGTGGaacttaattaaaaacaaaatcacacAATTAACAACTGCACACAACAATTCTGGACTGACGAAACAGTCCcacacaaataaaaataaaaaatcaaaaccacAATAGTAGAAAACAGAAAGGACAAGCACACTCTATAACTTTATTTTCCCCAACATGCCTATGGGGAATAAGTCCATATCTGACTCTAACACATAAATCCTCAGGAACAAGAactttttatgtgtttttcaaCTCAAATATCCAGAGGATGTCGGAACATATCTTACTTGTGCTTCACAACGAACAACTGCTGTCACACGATCATTGTATTCTTCAATATTCAGTGGAGGAAACAAAAAGTGCCTGCGAGCATATAGCTGCATATTTTCAGAAATAGTGGAAGTAAGACATGTAGGAATATTAACTTTACCAGGAAAGAAATCATGTCAGTCATTACATTGCAAATTAGGCACCTAATTGATATGTATTTAGATATAGAAGGTTTGAGACAACAAAAAGATAGATATGCTTTCTCAAGAAGGTATCAACAATATATCTCGGAGACCCCTTAGATTGATGAGTTGATACATGGATACCTCATTGCCTcgtcatttattttctttctatgaTGAGATATCCAAAACTTTGCCCCGAAAAGTCTCCCTGCACATACAGCTCCCTCATTGCCGGACCCTGGAGGTGGCCTTAAGGGGAATATTGTGCAAGTAGGGTTTTGAACTCTCAACCTACACTATGTGAGGTTTTTATCTTGGCTTGACTTGCAACTTGAGCTTCTCCCATGGGTTAATTACCTCATATCTTCAATTGCTTTCTATATTGCCAATTATAGTAAATACCCATTGTAAATGCCTTCGAATGAAATTTCTAATCATAGATCTTCCGATGTGTGGTTATGCATCCTAGATAGAAATTAAGATCCATGGAGCAGTTACTTAAAAACCTCACCTGAAGCCTTTTGCTAAACACCGTGAGTATCCTTATTCACATATTACTAATTCCTTCTACATGTAGTATATGTCATTTACTTGAATATGCACCACTGTTTGGAGGGCaatagtgaaaaagaaaaaaaaaaaaaaaaaaagaggaagagattATACTGTTGAAAACTTAAGGTGAAAGTGTGAGCGTATGTTGCAATACTGATAGGGCATTCATAGATAAAGCATTCTTTAGCTAGATAAATCATAGTAAGGTTCTACAAATCTAGTGAAGTCAAAGTTCCAATGCAAATAACATTTTCATTAAATGTGCCTTCAAATTTACTTTCTACAGTATAAAATCGTAGTCACCTCATGTCAACAACAACTATTTTAGTGCATCATGCGGTTCCTTAAATGTATTCCTAAAGACATAACACAGTTGACATCAAGCATGTGGGCCTTGTTCAAATGGCACTACATAACTCAAATCACAAACAAACCTCATAGATGCAATCGCCAACATATGCTAATGATGCCGCATTGAACATGGATCGAGGCTTCTCCACTTTTGGAGGACTTGGCAACCATCGCTCGTATCCCAAATAAACTTCATCCCGCTCCACTACTTCTAGAAATCAATAATCCTCAATTAAAAACATATCACTAAATGCTCAGTTCAGTTCATTTCAATGAAAACCAGtataaaatacaaagaaaatcaATAGTAACTTGGAATATTAGGACCATTAtcctgttttttttctttctaggaGACAGTCAAcaacaaaagatatatatatatatatatatatatatatatatatatatatatatatatatatatatatatatatatatatatataaagtttagaTAAACAACAAATTTTCATTCACCTTCCTCGGGTTTCTTGGTAACCAAACAATATTCTTAGGACCCAACGAAACCCAAAACTCTATTCAAACACTTTGCTTTAGTTGACTTGAATTTCTATTTCCCAGAAACCAAAAAACTGTTTCttcccccaccccccaaaaatTTTCTCAGCAAACCAAACAAAAGCACAAGCAAAAGAGCTCATTAAAATACCTCGACTACTGGGGCGCTTGAGGAGGTCCGAAATGGAGGGGTCCGAAGGGGTGGTTTGGACGGTTAAGGTGAGGGTTGGTGGAGGTTTGGGGATTTTGGGGGCTTTTCGTGGGGCGTTGGGGTTGTATGGGAGCCTCGGTTGCGTGTCCCACGAAGCTCTAACCGCCACACCCAGCGAAGGTGCTGACAGGGTTTGCATTTTGGGTTTGTGTTGGGGAAATTTGTGGGGGTCTGGGGTTTATCAAGAGGGTATAGGCAGTGGAGTGGTTTTTAacattgattttattattttattttatttattgtgaaaattatgtgattttttttttttttttttttttttttaacgcaATACCAAAGAAATTGGGTAATGGGAGAAATAGCACTAAAACTGAATAGGAGATAATGATTTATAAGTGAGACCTACAAAGATATCCCATCTAAACAATTGTTGACCAGAAGAGGACCCATAATGCTTATAAACTTTGATAAAGATCctcttcattttaaataaaattgataatatctatttcatagtcaatatttaattttggtACATCTAACAGTATAtataataccacattatttaatttatttaattttttgtaaaacaTGTTAACATTGACATCATGTACACAATTAGATACGTCATATCTGATCCTAACCATAAAAAAGATCATTCTCTTATAAACTCATTCATCTCATGCTCCTTGGCCAATGTGGAACAAGCCCCATTTTTTTCTATGCAATACCAAGGGAATTGGGTAAGCAGAGAAACGACATTAGAGCTGAATAtgataaaattgtttataaGAGGAAGATGGATGAATTTATAAGTACTAGGTCATCTTTCGGTCATCAATTGTTTGGATGAGGTAACTTTGCAGGTCCCACTTATAAAATTGTGTGAATTCATTTATAATAGATTATGCTtcaattatgaaaataaataaataaataaataatctatGCTCTCTctcataattgtatttttaatttatttcatttttagctactaactaaaaacaatagtgaagttatttgttttgtttgttgttcaatattatacaaaaaTACCTTTTTATACTTAAAAGATTTGTGTGAGTTGcttattgagttttttttttttttttttttttttttttttaatacatatcTCAATATCCACaatctaaaaaagaaattagggTAAAAGCATtcgagtttatgggtttgattctTGTCGTATTGAGCTATAGGCATataattatataggtcaatcca carries:
- the LOC133864092 gene encoding uncharacterized protein LOC133864092 isoform X1, translating into MQTLSAPSLGVAVRASWDTQPRLPYNPNAPRKAPKIPKPPPTLTLTVQTTPSDPSISDLLKRPSSREVVERDEVYLGYERWLPSPPKVEKPRSMFNAASLAYVGDCIYELYARRHFLFPPLNIEEYNDRVTAVVRCEAQDALLQKLLNENYLSEEERNVLRWGKNIGSSKTRTKRRAGAAVYNRASSLETLVGYLYLTNVKRLEEVMLKLGFSTDSSLQLIWEQRAGKQDSE
- the LOC133864092 gene encoding uncharacterized protein LOC133864092 isoform X2 translates to MQTLSAPSLGVAVRASWDTQPRLPYNPNAPRKAPKIPKPPPTLTLTVQTTPSDPSISDLLKRPSSRVVERDEVYLGYERWLPSPPKVEKPRSMFNAASLAYVGDCIYELYARRHFLFPPLNIEEYNDRVTAVVRCEAQDALLQKLLNENYLSEEERNVLRWGKNIGSSKTRTKRRAGAAVYNRASSLETLVGYLYLTNVKRLEEVMLKLGFSTDSSLQLIWEQRAGKQDSE